The DNA region AAAGTCGTCAAAAATTGGACATATTTGAGGAAGAGCGTCCTGTCGGCATTCAGATATTTGGTGGCGATGAGGAAGCGATGGCGATGAGTGCGCAGATTGTTTCTACGGTCAATCCTGATTTGGTGGATATCAATTTCGGATGTCCCGTCAAAAAAGTCGTTTCCAAAGGTGCAGGCGCTGGCGTATTAAAAGATATTGACCTGATGGTGCGCCTTACAGAAGCGGTTGTACGAGGAACGAATCTACCAGTTACGGTCAAAACGCGTCTTGGCTGGGACCATGACTCCTTAAATATATTGGAAGTAGCTGAGCGATTGCAAGATGTCGGGATTCAAGCCTTATCCATCCACGGTCGTACAAGAGCGCAGATGTACAAAGGTCATGCAGACTGGACATTGATCGGTAAAGTGAAAGAAAATCCAAGAATTAAAATTCCCATTTTTGGAAATGGAGATATCGACAGTCCAGAAAAAGCGGTAGAATATAAAAATCGATACGGTGTTGATGGATTAATGATCGGTCGCGCCGCCATTGGTTATCCTTGGATTTTTAGGGAAATAAAACATTTTGAAAAAACAGGAGAATATTTAGCACCTCCAACGATCCAAGAAAGAATTGATGTCATTAAAAAGCATTTGACGCAATCTATGAAGTGGAAGGGCGACACTTTGGGGATTTTGGAAATGCGTCGACATTATGCCAATTATTTGAAAGGTTTTCCATCCGTAAAAGAATTTAGAAATATTCTCGTCAATCTCAAAACCTATCCTGAGATCGAAGAAGTTTTGGATAAAATGATTGTTCGATATGATGGCTTTATTCCTGATCGAATTATGGCATCTTATCCAGAAGGCAACGAACCTAGTTGCTCTATCTAAAAAATACAAAAGGTTGATAATTAAATTATCAACCTTTTTATTTCTTTTCAATCGTCCCCGTATAAGAAATTGGGGTACGCGTATTACTCACAATCTGCACAGTTGCATAACCTGAAGTTCCCACATTCATCCAAATTTGTTGCACATCATTCACCGTTGCAAACATGCCGAGGTCTTTGGGCACAATATGTATTTGATACATACTTTTTTTCTTATTGGGCTGGATATCGTATTTATACCTCGTTGTAGTAAACTTTACACCTCCATCTGAAGGATTTAGAGGAGCGGAAAAACTTCGCCCAAAATAGGGCAACCATCCAATAATAGAGTCAGACTTTACAGTTAGCGTATAATTATAATTTAGTATAACATTTCCGCCAGCCATAGGATTGGCATTACGTGCATGAAATACAAAATTTGTATCCAAAATCATTTTTGTAATAGAATCTATCTCGGCTACTTTAGTAACTTGATTCTTGGCAGAATTACATGAAAATATGAGCATAATCATACTGAAAAATACAATTAGCTGGCGCATAACCTTCCAATTTTAACTATGAATTTACTAATATTCCTCTATTTTTAAAAATTATTATAAAATTTTAGTACATGATAAAAGGTTTGAGTAAAGGAAGTATTGTTATTGCACTTTTGTTTAATTTTCATATTATTCAAGCTCAATCAAATCAACATAGATTATTACTAGGAATTTCAAAAGTGGATCACAAATTGGTATTAATGGATGCCAAGACTTACCAAGTTTTAAATAAAGTCGATATTGGCGAAGATCCGCATGAGGTTACAGTTTCTAGTGATGGCAAAACAGCTTATGTTTCCAATACAGGATTTGGAAGTTTGCATGAAATAAATGTAATTGATTTAGTGCATCAAAAAGCAATTAAAAATATTGACACACGTCCACTTTGGGGACCACATGGACTTTCTTATACTAATAATGAATTGTGGTTTACTGCTCAAGGCTCTAAAGCTATTGGTAGATATAATCCTCAAACAGATAGTTTGGATTGGAGTATGGGAACTGGGCAAAACGTTACGCATTTATTATATGTAAAAAAAGATGCAAAGCAAATCTATGCTACAAATGTGGAGTCAGGAACTGTCAGCATTTTGGAAGAGAAACTAGTACAGCCGATGATCCCGCCAACTGGCAAATTACCTCCAAATGCTAAACCAAGATTAGATTGGGATCAAACATTGATACCTGTTGGTGTCGGTGCAGAAGGCTTTGCTGTTACACCTGATGAAAATGAACTATGGACTATAAAACCAGACGGAACCATTGCAATTATCAATTTATCCGAAAAAAAATTGGAACAAACAATCAATTCTAAAGTTCTTGGCTTACATAGAATTGGGTTTTCAAATAATGGAAAACTTGCGATTATTGTTAGTGTGAGGACGGGAGATCTTTTGGTTTATGATGTTGCTAAACGACAAGAAATCAAGCGCCTTAACATTGGTCAAGGCGCAGGTATTATGGTTGACGAGAAAGAAAATATTGCTTATATCTCTTGCACTCCTAATAACTATACAATTGTTTTTGATCTAAATAAATTAAAAGTTATTCAAAAACTAAAATACGGTGGTCGTCCAGATGGTATAACTATTGCTGAATGGAAGGATTAAACATTTATAACTTGGGTTCATTATAGATTCCGAACTCCGCAATTGAAGGAGTACTATTATATTCATTTATCTTCATACGTACTTTATCGCCTTTTGTATTGGGGAAACGGATAAGTTTGGTTTTCTGTTTATTATTACCATCTATAAGTTTTTTCCATTGCCCATGAGTATAAATTTCCAATGTATAATTTGTAATCTTTGGCTCGCCACCTTCAGTAATAACAATGGTATTAAAAGAAATATCTTTTCCTAATACAACTTCATACCATGGATTCTTAATTTCTGGATTAGATTCCCATGAAGTATTAAACTTATCATCATTTCCAAAATCCATAATATTCATATCATCACTCCAACTACTTTCTGCAAATTTGTCCTTAGCTAAATTGCGCGAAATTATTGGAGCATCTTGTTTTGGTAAAGCTTGATATTTTTTATCATCTTGCCATAATTCACCCATTTTTTGTAATGCATCTAATGCATTTTTATCGATAAGACCCTCTTTATTAGGTGCAACATTTAAAAGAAAATTACAATATGCATTGTTAAATGGAACCAAATTATCCTTGATAAGAAATTCTGGAGATTTTAAGGTTGAACTCGGAAATGTCGTTTTCCAAAACCAGTTTTCTTGTAAAGGCAAACAAGACAAAGCGGGCAACTTATTCGTCTCTTTAGAAATCATTTGACCAGCATTTTGTTCGTAAGATTTTATATCCGAGTAAAACAACGCACCCGCTGGATATTTGGCGGAATTGAGATCCATTACTAAACAATTAGGTTGCCATTTTTTTACCCAATTATAAATTTCTTGAAAAGATATATCGTCATAACTAATTCTAGACCAAGGAGCATCCCAACCATCAAATATAAGCGCATCTATTGTTCCATAGTTTGTTAATAATTCCTTCAATTGAGCCTTGATAAATACTATGCTTTGCTTGTTAATATTATTTGGACGTATCCGATGATGTGTATCCAATATGGAATAATATAAAGATACTTTCAGTCCATTTTTTCTAAAGGCATTGACATATTCTTTAACTACATCTTTTTTGAACGAACTATTCATGACACTATAGTTCGTTGTTTTTGTATCCCATATACAGAATCCACTATGATGCTTTGTAGTTAAGCATCCATAAGTCATATGCGCAGACTTGGCAGCTTTTGCCCACTGATCACAGTCTAACTTAGTAGGATTAAATGTAGCGGCTGGCATGTCAGGATCTGGCCAATCTTGATTTGCATAAGTTGGAATATTAAAATGAATAAACATGCCAAACTTTAAATCAATAAATGCTTGTTGTAGTTCCTGCAAGGATTTCTTTTCTGGACTATTATAAACTTTTTGAGCATTCATATTTAAAAATGTCAAAAACAAACAAAGGCATAAAATAATCTTTCTCATTTATAATTTGCTTTTGGTAAAACTATAGTATTGTATTTAAAACTAATTGTTAATGACAATTACAATTTACTTTCTCTTTTATATAAAGAACAAAATACCAACAAAATTAATCCCGGAGCCAAAATCAAACCAAGTCCATAACATTTGCCCATCCAAGCGCCCAGTAAACAACCAATCAAAAATCCTGAAATGGTTACCATTTGTTTTTTCAAACTATTCCAGCCATCTATACGAAATTGCCCACCTTTTAATACATTACTCAAGTCCAGTGATGCTTGCGTAACATTTCCTGTCATCATGGTAGTAGGACCATGCGTTTCTTTTGCAAACATCTTTCCAAATGCATTTTGAAATCCTAGCCCAACTACTGTGATCATCACCGAAGTGTACATACATAATTGCGATTCCAAATTCGAAAAATGTGGGAGTAAAAAGCCCAATACGCCAGCAAGTATTAGCAAACAGCTTTCTATCAATAACATATTATATCTGTTAGAAAGTCTTCCTGCAAGTCTTCCCCCTATCATTACCGTAACTATAAATATGGGAAAAGAAATTAATTTTACCCATGAGCCTTCACCAGATCCAGAGGCCACCTGAGCTGCAAATACAACAAAATTGCCTGTCACATGTGCGGAAAAGATACCCTCCCCAGCTACAAATGTTAAAGTATCACAATAACCACCGATTACAGCTAGTAAAAAGGTGAGACAACTGATTGTTTTTACTGAATTTTCAAATACCATAGTCTTGATTTTTACTAATAATGTGTTCTAAAATAACTTGATCAAATGAATAGGTCCCCGCACCTAAAACTAATAAAAAAAGCAACGACAGTGTATACATATAAGGAACATCTCGTATTTCAATATTATCATGGCGATGCACTACAAAATATCCAATTGCTGTAACTCCAATCGTTGGCAATACCACTAAACGAGTGCCTAAACCCATCATCATTAAAAATGGAACAACCGTATCCGAAAATGTAGCTATCAGCCCATTTAACTTATCAGGCAATCCGAGCGGATTTGGAACATGCTCTTTTTGCCCATTTTCTACTCTAAATTTTTTCATGCCATGTACCCGAAATAACTCTAGCGCTAATAAAAATCGAAAGATTAAAACTGCAAGGTTATTTTTTATATTTCCTAAATCAGAGCTCAGGACAAAGTGAATGATTGAATTCATTATTTAAAATTTAGAAGGCAAAACAAGAACAACCCAATGCACCCCAAAAAGCGGTATAATTATTTACCGGCACTTCACTTTTACGTGCTTTATCATGCGCATGACCATGTACATTACAAGCACCAGCACAACAATGTAACATCGAAAAATCTACAACATCTTGACCGCTGTTTTTTGTTTTGGCTTTATAACTCGACAAACTATAATTTCCTTTTCCTTCATTATAAAAGCCATTGAAAGATTTGGTTGGCGACCAATCAGGTAAAATTGGAATGGTAGGTGGAGCATAGTTTGAAAATTTATCTTTTGCATACACAATCTTTCCTCCAACGATCGTCATTTCGGATTCAATATGTTTGATAGCTTCATCTTCTACGGTAAAATAATCACTATCCAAAACCGCCAAATCTGCAAACTGTCCGACTTTTATAGAACCTTTTTTATCTGTTTCTGTTGAGAACCATGCGCCTCCTTTAGTATATAATTCTAGTGCAGTTTCACGACCTACCGTTGTGTCAGGACTATACAATTGCATTCCTCCAACCGTCTTCCCCGTTGCCAACCAATACAGACCGAGCCAAGGATTGTAACTACTTACACGCGTTGCATCTGTACCAGCACCGATCGGAACTTCCATTTCTAAGATTTTCTTAACTGGTGGCGTTTGTGTCGCAGCATTAGCACCGTACCTATCAGTAAAATACTCTCCTTGAAAAGCCATTCTATCTTGCACCGCAATACCACCGCCTAAGGCTTTGACTCGTTCTATATTGCGCTCGTCAATTGTCTCGGCATGATCAAAAATCCAATGCAAACCATCAAATGGAATTTCTCTATTGACTTTTTCAAATACATCCAAAAAACGTGTAATACTTTCATTATACGTAGCATGTATTCTAAATGGCCAACGTTTTTCCACTAATTTAAGAACAACTTTTTCTAGTTCATCTTCCATCTTTTCTGGCAAATCTGGACGAGGTTCCATGAAGTTTTCAAAATCAGCTGCGGAAAATACCAACATTTCACCCGCTCCATTGTGACGATACATATCATCTCCTTGATGCAATTCCACACTATTAGTCCAATGTTCAAAATCTTCAAATTCGTGTTTTGGACGTTGTGTAAATAAATTATACGCGATACGAATCGTCAATTGATTTTGTTCATTTAATAAACGTACCACTTCATAGTCTTCTGGAAAATTTTGAGACCCGCCACCAGCATCTATCACACTCGTTATACCAAATCTATTGAGTTCTGTCATAAAATGACGTGTAGAATTTATTTGATAGTCTAGTGATAGTTTGGGGCCCTTTCCTAAAGTTGAATACAAAATCATGGCACTAGGTGTAGCTAAAATCAAACCAGTAGGATTACCATTCGCATCTTTTTGAATCGTACCACCTGGAGGTGCTGGTGCATCTTTAGTATACCCAACAGCATTTAAGGCTGCTCTATTTAAAAATGCGCGATCATACAAATGCATAATAAAAACAGGCGTTTCTGGAGCAATCGCATTGATTTCATCCAATGTAGGCATTCTTTTTTCTGCAAATTGATATTCCGTCCAGCCACCAATCACTCTTACCCATTGAGGAGAAGGTGTTTTGTCTACTTGAACTTTTAACATACGTAATGCATCTGCCAAAGAAGGAACTCCATCCCAACGTAATTCCAAATTATAATTGAGGCCTCCACGAATTAGGTGCGTATGTGAATCGTTGATACCAGGAATAACGCGTTTTTGAAGAAGATCAATTTTGCGTGTGGTAGTATCTCCATATTTATTCAAAATATCAGCATCATTACCCACAGCAAGGAATTTACCATCTTGAATAGCTACTGCAGATGCATTTGGATTTTGTGCATCTACAGTAGAAATTTTTCCATTAAATAAAATTAGATCAGCCATTTAGGAAAAATTTTAGTTGTTAATAGAAGCAATTGCACTTTGAATTCCATTTCCTGCAACTGTGAAAAATGCTGGCCCTGCCAATAAATACACCGTTTTCAATGGTTTTAATTTTGCCAAATTATTGTCCTTCAAATATTCCTCAGTACGGTATCCTTTTACAATACCTTTTACAATATTACCTGCTACTTCGGCTGTTGGAGAGTCAATACCTGCATCTTTCAAATCACTACCAAATGCGAAGTTTGTCACACCTAATTTCACCGCTTCTCTAGCGGCAACTTCACCTATATCAGTCATGATACCTGCATTAAATTGATTACGATCACCTAGTCCAATAATCAAATATTTTTTTGCTTTTAAACTAGAACCTTTAGGTGCATCTATTAATATAGTTTCGTATCGGCGACCTACAAAACGACCAGATTTACGTAGTTCTGTAAACTTGCCATTCATCGCTTTATCTAAATGTACTAAACCATTGAATTCCGCAGGCAAGGCTGGTGGAGCATTAAAAATATCCCCTTCCGTATATTCAAAGGCACAGACAACTTGCAAATCTGTCACTGTTGCGGAAGGCCCTTGTACTAAACCAATCATAGAAACACCATCCACATTACCCCAATTTTTGCTAGTTCCTGCTGGTGTTAATTTTTGTTTCGGATCAATCTGATTGATTCCTGTTGATTGTGCAAATATTTGTTGCTGAATGGGTGCAATGCCTGCAATCAAAAAGCCACTTATTATAGTTGCTTTTTTCCATAATTTACTCAAACTTGTCATTTTCATTTTATTATTATTTTAGAATTTGAAAGAAAGGCGAGTATTGATAAACAAACCATTTTTATGATTTGGTATCACATCGTCAATATAGTTACCTGTTTTAAAATATTGAACACCCATATTTAGGGCAATTTTATTTGTCATTGTATAGGTCGCACTTGCTAAATAAGCCGTACCTATATATCGTTTTTTTGAATCTACTAAGTTTAGATTCAACGTTCCACTTGGTCTGTAAATACCGTCACCTAAAGAATAGCGCCAGTTAAATACCACGTCACCTTGTAACATCAATTTAGCAATGGGACTATAACTCGCATATGGATGAATATCTATCAAATTGACAGGACCAATTTGCGGATTAAATCCAAAATATCCGCCTTTTGGATAAATGGGATTAAAGGTTTGTAACTTGCCATCACCAGCATGAGAATCGCCCGAGATATAGTCGTTGCGTATACTGATTGATGGACTTCCTTTTATTTGATCAAAATTATATCCAAACTCCGCAGCACCTGTCCACGCACTAATTTTTCCTTTTCCAAAATGCCCAAATTGATAAGCGCCTTCGAAATTATAAATAAAACCACCGCCATATTTATAGTATCTAGCACCTACAGTTTGGCGTCTTTCATTCGCTACGCCTTCTACAAATACGGAATTATCTCTGCGAATGCCAATGTAATAAAATTCTACATTTCCACTTTTGGGAATAATCCAATTGCCGTACAGTCCCCATAAATTGGCCTGCTTGCTGGATTTATTATCTAGTGCGCCTGTATTAATCGTATCCGCAGCCATTACGAATGCATCTACTCTTAATTGTGGAGAAAAATAAGCCAATTTTATACCATCGAAATACAATCTCAAATTGGGACCTTCTCTCACAGAAATCAGTCGACCACTTCCATAGTCCAATTCTTGTCGACCAATCCGACCAGTGAGCGTTTTTTTATTTTTATCAATAAACTTATAGTCCAAAAATAAATTCTGAACATTAAATTTATCTTCATCAATCATACGCGCACCATTCTTTCGACCACTCTCCCAGGCACTTCGTATTTGCCCAAATACACGCCATCGATTATTCAAATGCCAATCACCATAGAAATCGTAACGTTGTAATAAAAATGGATTAGTCCCAATGCCGAGTCTTCCCCAATCTTCATTATCAAAATATACAAATTCCGCACGCGCCTCTCCACCTAGAGATAAGTAAGATTGCTTTCCCGTCGGGATATATTTCAAACTATGATAAAATGTTTTAGAAGAGTCTTTCCAAGTGGAATAATCTTCATCAAAACGCATCAATTTAAAACTTTGAGCATGGGATTTTTCCATCATTAAAAATCCCAAACCCCCAAAGAAGAAAGTAATTATATAGTGTAATAAATGTTTCGCCATTTTTATTTACACTATAATTAGTGAGCTAACATTTCGTGTGCATATTGTACTCCGATGCCATAAGCTCCGCCATATTTTTTCATTAAATCGGTAACGGCAGCATAGGTTTCTTGTCGTGCCCAATCTCTTTGCAGTTCTAATACATATTGTACCGACGTCATTGGTTTCACTCCTGCATGTACCATGCGTTGTACTGCACGCTCGTGTGCCTCTGGTGTTACATCACCACAAGCATCTGTAATGACAAATACATCATACCCCTCGTGCAAGGCAGATAAAGCAGGGCCAACTATACACACACTGGTCCATAGTCCTGCTAATACTATTTTCTTTTTTCCTTTTGCTGTGATTGCTTTATAGGCATTTGCATCTTCCCAAGTATTCATCGTAGTACGATCTAAATAACCGGAAGTTGCTTGCGGATAAAAGGTTTCAATCTCAGGAAACACTGGTCCAGAAAATGATTTTTCGGCTACTGTAGTTACGATAGTTGGTACATTAAAAATCTTAGAACCACCTGCAATCAATGCAGTGTTGGTACGTAATTCGTTGAAAGCAATGCTTTTGGTTGCAAATCCCATTTGACCTTCGAAATCAATCAATACCAATGTATGATTATCGGGGGCTAATAAATCTGGAGACGGTTTCATTTTGAATAAATTATAGTTATTAAGTAGTTAAATTTTTAATTTGGTTATCATATCATCGGTCAAACTATCCGAATAAGTGCCGTAAGCATTTACCAAAATACCTCTATCGCCCGTGTTGGAAGAAATGCCATAAATAATTTCTTCTTCTTCTGGATCTGAATCATCTTCAAATCTAAAAACATGGTCAATTTCAAATGCCGTTGGATAAATTTTAGAACCCTCTAGCACAATACAATCATTATTTAAATCAAAATTTTGAGTGTACCCTTTTGCTTGCAACCATTCAATTGCATCCAATCCATTATCAAAGACGAATTCAGTTCGCATAATTTTTAATTTAAATATATTGTTGCTACAATAATTGTAGCAACAAATGTATGAATATTTATTTCAGAATGCAAAATTATTCTTCAATAAATGCCAAAAGATCTTTGTTAATTGTTGGAGCTTCGGTGGTTGGCATACCGTGAGGGAATCCTGGATAAGTTATTAATTTACCATTTTTCAAAAGTTTAGCAGATTTTACGCCTGCATTTTCAAAAGGAACAATTTGGTCGTCTTCACCATGCAGTACGAGCACAGGGATTTCCACAGCTTTCAAATCCTCCCGAAAATCTGTTTCAGAGAAAGCTTTGATACCTTCATAATGCGCTACAATACCGCCCATCATTCCTTGTCTCCACCAATTACGTTGTATACCTTCTTTCACATCTGCCCCTTCTCTATTATAACCATAGAAGGGAATAGTTAAGTCAATATAAAATTGGTTTCTGTTGTGTAATGTTTGGTCTCTGATATTATCAAAAACTTCCAGAGGCACACCATCTAGATTTGTTTCATTTTTTACCATAATCGGGGGAACAGCACTAATCAAAACTGCTTTTTTTGCGCGACCATTGGCATATTTATTTACATAACGAATGACTTCACCGCCACCAGTAGAGTGTCCGATATGAACGACATCATTCAAACCTAAATAATCCACTAACTCAGCCGCATCAGCCGCATATTGCTCGATATTATGCCCGTAGATATTTTGGCTAGAGCGACCGTGGCCTCTTCTGTCATGCGCAATGACTCTATAACCCTTTTGTAAAAAAAAGATGACTTGTGCATCCCAATCGTCAGAGGATAGTGGCCATCCGTGATGAAACATTAGGACAGGGCCTTCACCTTGATCTTTGTAAAAAATTTCTGTACCGTCTTTTAATTTGAGTGTACTCATTTTGATTGAATTTTAAATATTAATAAATAAGAAATTTTAGTTTAACATTTACGCATTGGAATTTTCTTTTAATAATTCTAACAGATCCTCCGCTCCTCCATTGAATTTTTGATTATTTATATAAAAAGAAGGCGTACCATTCACGCCACTGCGTACCCCGCTTTCAAAGTCATTATCAACCTTATCATTGACCTTATCAGATTGAATATCTTTTTCAAATTGAACCATATCCAAATTTAATTTAGTGGCTAATTGAAGTAAAAATTCAGAGCTCAATACATCTTGATTTTCATAAATAGCGTCGTGCATTTCCCAAAATTTACCTTGTAGATTTGCCGCTTCAGCAGCAAGTGCAGCAGGCCGCGCCATTGGATGCATTTCAGAAAGTGGAAAATTTCTAAAAACAAACGTTATGGCATCACCATATTCTTTTAATATTTTTTTTAAAATGGGATAAGCCGCACCACAATAAGGACATTGATAGTCTCCATACTCCACAATGACTAAATTAGAGCCATTGTTACCTATCAAATGATCTCCTTGATTTACTGCTGGTTTTAGTTGCATAGTTATTTATTTTTGAGATTTTCTAACGCATTTAAAATGCCATCTGCTCCTGGGTTAATTGCATCTGGAGAAAGATAATTCCAAGCAATAATCCCATTTTTGTCTATAACAAATAATGCTCTTTCACATTCTCCTTCTTTTTCATTATAAACACCATAAGCTTTTGAGACTGCGCCCTTCTCTTCAAAATCTGCTAGCAATGGGAAATGCAAATTTCTAGACTGAGTAAATGCCATATGACACCATTTACTATCTACAGATATACCCAATAATTGCGCATTATATTCTTTAAATAGTTTCAGCATTTCATTGTATAATGCCATCTCATCGCTACACACTGGACTCCAATCTGCGGGATAAAATGCAAGAATAACATTTTGCCCTCTTAACTCAGATAAAGTAATTTGTTGATCTGGAGTCGCGTACAATGTAAAATCTGGAGCTACTGAATTTATTTCTAACATAGAGGACAAGGTTTTAAGATGATAATAAACAATAATCAAATTCCGAACCTAAGATTATCCAATTGAATTTCAATAGATTATGAAGAAATGAGCAATTATAAAATTACGATATTTCGTAAATTTATACAAACTATGACGTAGGTAATAATACTGTTTATTTATATCCCGATTTTATACCCAGCTTTTTAATTTTAGTATATAAAGTTTGTGCAGTGATTTTCAATAAAGATGCAGCACCATTAATGCCAGAAACTCGACCTTCTGTCTGCTGCAAAGCCTTTAAAATATGGTCACGTTCTACATCTTCTAAACTATTCAATGGAACCTGAGTAACGTTATCTATAGTTTCATTTTTTGGAAGAGTAAATTCAGTAATGGATTTGCCTGAATACAAAACAAAATAGCGCTCAATTAAATGCTCTAACTCCCGAATATTTCCTGGCCAATGATAGTCAATCAATTTTTGAATTGCATTATTGGAGATGGCTGGTGCAGGCAATTGAAAACCATGAGAAAATTTTTCTAAAAAATGGGCCACTAATAAAGGAATATCGTCTTTTCGTTCTCTTAGCGGTGGCAATTCTATAGGAAAAACATGTAATCTATAATATAAATCAAGTCGAAAACGACCCGCTGCAACTTCTATTTCCAAATCACGATTTGTAGCAGCAATTACACGAACATCAATCGGAATTATCTTACTACCTCCCACTCTTTCGATTTCATTTTCTTGTAAAACACGCAGCAATTTTACTTGTGCATCCAACGACAATTCGCCAATTTCATCCAGAAATATAGTTGATTGATGAGCTTGTTCAAATTTACCCAAACGCCTTTGCATCGCACCTGTAAATGCTCCGCGCTCATGCCCAAACAGCTCCGACTCAACTAGATTTTGGGGTAATGCACCACAGTTTACAGTTACCAAACTATGGTTTTTTCGTTTGGAAACATCATGAATCATTTTCGCGATACGCTCTTTACCAGTGCCACTGTCACCAGTTATTAATACAGAGGAATTGGTTGGTGCAACCAACTGAACTTTATTCAAAACATCTAATAATTTCGGAGCACGGCCAATTATTTGATCTGTAGAAACGGAAATTAATGTTTGCTTTCGTTGATTCAATTCTTTTTCTACTTCTAGTCGATTTTGTGCAATTTCCAACATCAACAAAAGATTTTTCTCTCGGAAAGGTTTCACTAAAAATCCAAAAGGGCGCGTTAGCTTCGCCAACTCAAAAGTTTGTTGATTCGTATTTGCAGAAATATAAATAAATGGAATCTGTAATAGTTGTAAATCCTTCGCCAAATCTATGCCCGTCTCCGGACTAAGCAACATGATATCTAACAACACCCAATCTGGACGTTCAATAGCCAATGCATTTTTAGCTTGCATATAAGACGCCGCGATTGCCAATACACTATAACCAGCGGCTTCCACCATCATACGCAAATCATTAGCAACTATAAATTCATCTTCTACTATTAAAATTGTTTGCGTATTTTTTTTCATAATTTATTTCATTTATAGTTCTGTACT from Rhizosphaericola mali includes:
- a CDS encoding sigma-54-dependent transcriptional regulator: MKKNTQTILIVEDEFIVANDLRMMVEAAGYSVLAIAASYMQAKNALAIERPDWVLLDIMLLSPETGIDLAKDLQLLQIPFIYISANTNQQTFELAKLTRPFGFLVKPFREKNLLLMLEIAQNRLEVEKELNQRKQTLISVSTDQIIGRAPKLLDVLNKVQLVAPTNSSVLITGDSGTGKERIAKMIHDVSKRKNHSLVTVNCGALPQNLVESELFGHERGAFTGAMQRRLGKFEQAHQSTIFLDEIGELSLDAQVKLLRVLQENEIERVGGSKIIPIDVRVIAATNRDLEIEVAAGRFRLDLYYRLHVFPIELPPLRERKDDIPLLVAHFLEKFSHGFQLPAPAISNNAIQKLIDYHWPGNIRELEHLIERYFVLYSGKSITEFTLPKNETIDNVTQVPLNSLEDVERDHILKALQQTEGRVSGINGAASLLKITAQTLYTKIKKLGIKSGYK
- a CDS encoding redoxin domain-containing protein → MLEINSVAPDFTLYATPDQQITLSELRGQNVILAFYPADWSPVCSDEMALYNEMLKLFKEYNAQLLGISVDSKWCHMAFTQSRNLHFPLLADFEEKGAVSKAYGVYNEKEGECERALFVIDKNGIIAWNYLSPDAINPGADGILNALENLKNK